A genomic region of Staphylococcus roterodami contains the following coding sequences:
- a CDS encoding superoxide dismutase, with protein sequence MAFELPKLPYAFDALEPHFDKETMEIHHDRHHNTYVTKLNAAVEGTDLESKSIEEIVANLDSVPANIQTAVRNNGGGHLNHSLFWELLSPNSEEKGTVVEKIKEQWGSLDEFKKEFADKAAARFGSGWAWLVVNNGQLEIVTTPNQDNPLTEGKTPILGLDVWEHAYYLKYQNKRPDYIGAFWNVVNWEKVDELYNAAK encoded by the coding sequence ATGGCTTTTGAATTACCAAAATTACCATACGCATTTGATGCATTAGAACCACATTTTGACAAAGAAACTATGGAAATTCACCATGACAGACATCACAACACTTATGTTACGAAATTAAATGCAGCAGTCGAAGGTACAGATTTAGAATCTAAATCTATCGAAGAAATCGTTGCTAATTTAGACAGTGTACCAGCTAATATTCAAACAGCTGTACGTAACAACGGTGGTGGACATCTAAACCATTCATTATTCTGGGAATTACTATCACCAAACTCAGAAGAAAAAGGTACTGTAGTAGAAAAAATTAAAGAACAATGGGGTTCTTTAGATGAATTCAAAAAAGAATTTGCTGACAAAGCAGCTGCACGCTTTGGTTCAGGTTGGGCTTGGTTAGTAGTTAACAATGGCCAGTTAGAAATCGTTACTACACCAAACCAAGATAACCCATTAACAGAAGGAAAAACACCAATTTTAGGTTTAGACGTATGGGAACACGCTTATTACCTAAAATATCAAAACAAACGTCCTGATTATATTGGCGCATTTTGGAATGTTGTTAACTGGGAAAAAGTTGACGAATTATACAATGCTGCAAAATAA
- a CDS encoding transcriptional repressor, which yields MNTNDAIKILKENGLKYTDKRKDMLDIFVEEDKYINAKYIQQVMDENYPGISFDTIYRNLHLFKDLGIIESTELDGEMKFRIACTKHHHHHFICEKCGDTKVIDYCPIDQIKLSLPGVNIHKHKLEVYGICETCQD from the coding sequence ATGAATACAAATGATGCTATTAAAATATTAAAAGAGAACGGTTTGAAATATACAGACAAACGTAAAGATATGTTAGATATTTTCGTTGAAGAAGATAAATATATTAATGCTAAGTATATACAACAAGTTATGGATGAAAATTATCCAGGTATTTCATTTGATACGATTTACAGAAATCTACATTTGTTTAAAGATTTAGGGATAATCGAAAGCACAGAACTTGATGGTGAAATGAAATTTAGAATTGCATGTACAAAACATCATCATCATCATTTTATTTGCGAAAAATGTGGAGATACAAAAGTGATAGATTATTGTCCAATTGATCAAATAAAATTATCACTTCCAGGTGTTAATATTCACAAACATAAACTTGAAGTTTATGGTATATGTGAAACTTGCCAAGATTAA
- a CDS encoding metal ABC transporter permease has product MIDALLNFDFMRYSLISGILIGFIAPLIGAFIVVRRLSLIADALSHVTLGGISFGMFILTVMPTLVFINPMWFGILFAIVGALLIEKLRTSYTAYQEIAIPIIMSAGIALSAIFISLADGFNQEIVGLLFGSISAVNISDLTTIIIIAVIVVLFITLFYKELFILSFDEEYSKVIGIPKWIQFLFIVIVAMVISASMRVVGILLVSALITLPIAISMRLTKSFKQLILLSVFLGELSVILGLVLAFYMDISPGGVIVVLLVIILMITMAYQKMRMKFKKGANINEYK; this is encoded by the coding sequence TTGATAGATGCATTACTAAATTTTGATTTTATGAGGTACTCTTTAATAAGTGGTATCTTAATAGGTTTTATTGCGCCTTTAATTGGTGCTTTTATTGTTGTAAGACGACTTTCACTTATTGCTGATGCATTAAGTCATGTAACATTAGGTGGTATTTCATTTGGTATGTTTATATTAACTGTAATGCCGACACTTGTTTTTATTAATCCAATGTGGTTTGGAATATTATTTGCAATCGTTGGTGCATTATTAATTGAAAAATTAAGAACGTCTTACACTGCATATCAAGAAATAGCAATTCCCATTATAATGAGTGCAGGTATTGCTTTAAGTGCGATTTTTATATCATTAGCTGATGGGTTTAATCAAGAAATCGTAGGTTTGCTATTTGGTTCCATTAGTGCAGTAAACATAAGTGATTTAACTACGATTATTATTATTGCAGTGATAGTTGTGTTATTTATTACATTGTTTTATAAAGAATTATTCATATTGTCATTTGATGAAGAGTATAGTAAAGTCATCGGTATTCCAAAATGGATTCAATTTTTATTTATTGTTATTGTAGCAATGGTTATTTCAGCTTCAATGCGTGTAGTAGGGATATTATTAGTTAGTGCGCTAATCACATTGCCAATTGCTATAAGTATGCGATTAACTAAAAGTTTTAAACAGTTGATATTACTGAGTGTTTTTTTAGGAGAATTATCAGTTATTTTAGGTTTAGTTCTAGCGTTTTATATGGATATTTCTCCAGGTGGTGTAATTGTAGTATTACTTGTTATTATACTCATGATTACAATGGCTTATCAGAAAATGCGAATGAAGTTTAAAAAGGGGGCTAATATCAATGAATACAAATGA
- a CDS encoding metal ABC transporter ATP-binding protein, translating into MRGENTMTPVFELKNVDYNYDHKKVLENINIKINKGEFLAIVGPNGAGKSTLLKLILGLLPLQSGEIFVEGENFKNTKTSIKLSYVSQKANAFNSGFPASVKEVVLSGLTKTKRLFQTFNNDDNEKVIKVLERLNIADLIHKNIAELSGGQQQRVMIARALISEPAVLVLDEPTNGIDAKHVNEFYKTLDQLKQEGITIILVTHDIGVVADTATEVACLNKHLHFHGTTDEFKSLDEVEISKIYGHPVRFVDHQHNRECCN; encoded by the coding sequence ATGCGAGGTGAGAATACGATGACACCAGTTTTTGAATTGAAAAATGTCGATTATAATTATGATCATAAAAAGGTGTTAGAAAATATTAACATCAAAATAAATAAAGGTGAATTTTTAGCAATTGTCGGACCTAATGGTGCTGGGAAATCAACCTTACTTAAATTGATATTAGGTTTACTACCTTTACAAAGTGGCGAAATATTTGTAGAGGGTGAAAATTTTAAAAATACAAAGACTTCTATTAAATTGAGTTATGTATCACAAAAAGCAAATGCATTTAATTCTGGTTTTCCAGCAAGTGTTAAAGAAGTTGTGTTAAGTGGTTTAACTAAAACAAAACGACTATTTCAAACATTTAATAATGATGATAATGAAAAAGTTATAAAAGTGCTTGAAAGACTGAATATAGCTGATTTGATTCACAAAAACATAGCAGAATTATCTGGGGGACAACAACAACGTGTAATGATTGCACGTGCATTAATTTCTGAGCCTGCAGTACTTGTTCTAGATGAACCAACAAATGGTATTGATGCAAAACATGTAAATGAATTTTATAAAACTTTGGATCAATTAAAACAAGAAGGAATTACTATTATATTAGTTACACATGATATTGGAGTGGTAGCAGATACAGCAACAGAAGTTGCATGTTTAAACAAGCATTTACATTTTCATGGAACAACAGATGAATTTAAATCACTTGATGAAGTAGAAATTTCAAAAATTTATGGACATCCTGTACGTTTTGTCGATCATCAACATAATCGAGAATGTTGTAATTAA
- a CDS encoding deoxyribonuclease IV produces the protein MLLGSHVSMSGKKMLEGSALEAHDYGETTFMIYTGAPQNTRRKSIEDLNITKGHEVMEKYGLSNIVVHAPYIINIANTTKPETFNLGVDFLQQEIERTQAIGAKDIVLHPGAHVGAGVDAGINKIIEGLNEVLTNDNNVRIALETMAGKGTEIGRSFEELARIIDGVHNNERLSVCFDTCHTHDAGYNIKEDFDGVLNEFDKIIGVDRIKVVHVNDSKNERGAQKDRHENIGFGYIGFDALNYIVHHNSFKDIPKILETPYVGEDKKNKKPPYKLEIEMLKQQQFDPELKNKVMEQ, from the coding sequence ATGTTATTAGGATCACATGTTTCAATGAGTGGTAAAAAGATGTTAGAAGGTTCTGCATTAGAAGCGCATGATTATGGGGAAACAACATTTATGATATATACAGGTGCGCCACAAAATACGCGCCGTAAAAGTATTGAAGATTTAAATATTACTAAAGGTCATGAAGTAATGGAAAAATATGGCTTGTCTAATATTGTTGTTCATGCACCTTACATCATTAATATTGCAAATACAACTAAACCAGAAACATTTAATCTTGGTGTGGATTTCTTGCAACAAGAAATTGAAAGAACACAAGCAATAGGTGCAAAAGATATTGTGTTGCATCCAGGTGCACACGTTGGTGCTGGCGTAGATGCTGGAATTAACAAAATCATCGAAGGATTAAATGAAGTATTAACTAATGACAATAATGTTCGCATCGCACTTGAAACAATGGCGGGTAAAGGTACAGAGATAGGCCGTTCATTTGAAGAATTAGCACGAATCATTGATGGTGTTCATAACAACGAACGATTATCAGTATGTTTTGATACATGTCATACTCATGATGCTGGATATAATATCAAAGAAGATTTTGATGGTGTATTAAACGAATTTGATAAAATCATTGGCGTTGATAGAATTAAAGTTGTACATGTAAATGATTCTAAAAATGAGCGTGGTGCTCAAAAAGACCGACATGAAAATATTGGTTTCGGATATATTGGTTTTGATGCGTTAAATTATATCGTCCATCACAATAGTTTTAAAGATATACCAAAAATCTTAGAAACACCTTATGTTGGTGAAGATAAGAAAAATAAAAAACCACCTTATAAATTAGAAATTGAAATGTTAAAACAACAACAATTTGATCCAGAACTTAAAAATAAAGTAATGGAACAATAA